Proteins encoded together in one Pararhizobium capsulatum DSM 1112 window:
- a CDS encoding helix-turn-helix domain-containing protein, producing the protein MTREEFKAIRKRLGFTQSELAALLGYHSGVRISEFERTKNPISVPRLLALVMQALDSGWRPKG; encoded by the coding sequence ATGACCAGAGAAGAGTTCAAGGCTATCCGCAAGCGACTCGGCTTCACTCAATCCGAGCTCGCTGCGCTTCTGGGTTACCATTCCGGCGTCCGCATCTCTGAGTTTGAACGGACAAAAAACCCGATTTCCGTTCCTCGCCTTTTGGCACTGGTCATGCAGGCGCTGGATAGCGGGTGGCGGCCGAAGGGTTAG
- a CDS encoding CoA transferase: MRIGLSSRSPRYIDLTRVLAGPVATRFLAGFGADVLRIDPPGWDEPGVIPEVTLGKHCARLDLKTPSGRNVFSELLNKADILVHGYRSDALEEIGFGTAARQAVRPGLIDISLDAYGHSGPWARRRGFDSLVQFSSGITATGMDWRSADAPFSLPVQALDHATGYLLAAAAVRGVIAKSTGAGPISARLSLARTAKLLVDHKDSPSNARFAPLMDEDFGTTVEQTDWGPALRLLPPVNIAGIPMNWTRPAIKLGSNEAVWLG; this comes from the coding sequence ATGAGAATCGGCCTCTCATCCAGATCGCCGCGCTATATCGATCTCACCCGCGTTCTTGCGGGGCCTGTGGCGACGCGATTTCTTGCTGGATTTGGCGCGGATGTCTTGCGTATCGATCCACCCGGATGGGATGAACCCGGCGTCATCCCCGAAGTCACATTGGGTAAGCATTGCGCAAGGCTCGACCTCAAGACGCCATCTGGGCGTAATGTCTTTAGTGAGTTGCTCAACAAGGCGGACATATTGGTTCATGGCTATCGCAGCGACGCACTCGAAGAAATCGGGTTCGGTACCGCAGCGCGACAGGCCGTTCGCCCTGGCCTGATCGACATATCCCTCGATGCTTATGGCCATAGCGGACCCTGGGCACGGCGGCGCGGCTTTGACAGCCTCGTCCAGTTTTCGTCCGGGATTACTGCAACGGGCATGGATTGGCGCAGCGCAGACGCTCCGTTCTCGCTTCCCGTTCAAGCACTCGATCATGCTACAGGCTATCTCCTGGCGGCTGCCGCAGTTCGGGGTGTGATCGCAAAATCGACAGGCGCAGGCCCAATAAGTGCGCGGCTGTCTCTGGCCCGCACAGCAAAGCTCCTAGTTGATCACAAAGACAGCCCATCCAACGCCAGATTTGCACCGTTGATGGATGAAGACTTCGGCACCACCGTTGAACAAACAGATTGGGGACCGGCGCTGCGCTTGCTTCCACCGGTCAACATTGCTGGCATACCGATGAACTGGACACGGCCAGCAATAAAACTCGGTTCAAACGAGGCGGTCTGGCTTGGTTGA
- a CDS encoding ABC transporter substrate-binding protein: protein MGIFKTSILSFGAMILGSQLAHAETLTIATVNNDDMIVMQKLSAEWEKSSGNKLNWVVLEENVLRQRVTTDIATKGGQFDIVTIGALETPIWGKSGWLNQLDDLGDDYDYADLFPSVKNGLSADGKLYAVPFYAESSFTMYNTDLFEQAGLKMPEQPTWTQIAEFAEKLTDKSKEQYGICLRGKPGWGENMALITLMANVWGGTWFDNNWQPQLTSEPWKKAVNFYVDTMNKYGPPGATANGFNENQALFAAGHCGIWVDATSAAGRLYNKDTSKVVDKVGYAKGPGEVTDVGNGWFWAWALAIPSTSTKTDAAKSFVKWATSKDYVQLVAKTNGVVTSPPGTRKSTYTEEYLKAAPFAEMTQKAILTADPSKPTRDPVPYTGISFVIIPEYQGIGTTTGQAIAGALAGQSSVDDALQSAQDNAVEAMTQAGYIK, encoded by the coding sequence ATGGGAATTTTCAAAACTTCCATATTGTCGTTTGGCGCTATGATCCTTGGATCGCAGCTCGCTCACGCCGAAACGCTTACGATCGCGACAGTCAACAATGACGATATGATCGTCATGCAGAAGCTGTCGGCAGAATGGGAAAAGAGCAGCGGCAACAAACTCAATTGGGTCGTGCTGGAGGAGAACGTGCTGCGTCAGCGCGTCACGACAGATATCGCCACCAAAGGTGGACAGTTCGACATCGTAACGATCGGCGCTCTTGAGACGCCAATTTGGGGCAAGTCAGGGTGGCTGAACCAACTCGACGATCTCGGCGACGACTACGACTACGCCGACCTGTTTCCGTCTGTGAAGAACGGCCTTTCGGCCGACGGCAAGCTCTACGCCGTTCCATTCTACGCAGAAAGCTCGTTCACGATGTACAATACAGACCTGTTCGAGCAGGCTGGGCTGAAGATGCCGGAACAGCCGACCTGGACACAGATCGCTGAGTTCGCGGAAAAGCTGACTGACAAGTCCAAGGAACAGTATGGCATCTGCCTTCGTGGCAAGCCGGGCTGGGGCGAAAACATGGCGCTCATTACGCTCATGGCGAACGTCTGGGGGGGTACATGGTTCGACAATAACTGGCAGCCGCAGCTGACGTCCGAGCCGTGGAAGAAAGCAGTCAATTTTTACGTTGACACGATGAACAAGTACGGTCCTCCAGGAGCGACCGCAAACGGCTTCAACGAAAACCAGGCGCTTTTCGCGGCAGGTCATTGCGGTATCTGGGTTGACGCGACTTCCGCCGCGGGCCGTCTCTACAACAAGGACACCTCGAAAGTCGTGGACAAGGTCGGGTATGCAAAAGGTCCCGGCGAGGTGACAGATGTCGGCAACGGCTGGTTCTGGGCGTGGGCACTTGCCATTCCGTCTACGTCCACAAAGACCGACGCAGCAAAAAGCTTCGTCAAGTGGGCGACGTCTAAAGACTACGTCCAACTCGTCGCCAAGACGAACGGCGTCGTAACCTCGCCTCCAGGCACGCGTAAATCCACTTATACGGAAGAGTACCTGAAGGCCGCGCCCTTCGCGGAGATGACGCAGAAGGCGATCCTCACCGCAGACCCGTCCAAGCCCACACGCGACCCAGTACCATACACCGGAATTTCGTTCGTCATCATACCTGAGTATCAAGGTATTGGAACGACCACAGGGCAGGCGATCGCAGGTGCACTCGCTGGACAGTCTTCGGTCGATGACGCACTTCAGTCCGCTCAAGACAACGCGGTCGAAGCTATGACGCAGGCTGGTTACATCAAGTAA